Genomic segment of Flavobacteriales bacterium:
GTATACTCTATGACGGTGCCTCCAGCCTTCAGTTCTCCTCTTGCTTCTGCTCCTTCTATCATGGAAAGGGCCATTCGGTCTTTCATACTTCCCGTGAGGTTGGCTCCTTCGTACTTGACGTACACTGTTGCATCTTCTTCACCCGTAAGGTGATTCAAGCGGATCAAGGGGGTGTTTCCAATTCCTTTCATGGCTCGTGCTGTTGACCATTCATAAAAGTAGAATGATCCGGATTCAGGAGGAACGATATTCACTTATCTCGAAGAGGTGACCATCCGGGTCACGGAAGAAACAGCGTGTCTCCTGTCCTCGGTCCAGAGGTGGAGTGATGAATTCAGCTCCGCGGGATCTGAGTATCTCATAGGACGCACGGCAATCCTGCACGCGGATGGTAAACGCATGACTTACGTGATCTTTATTCTCAGGAGGCAAGAAATGGGTATCGGGTTTATCCTCCGTAGGTCCACCCGATGTGACCAGAAGGATCCAATTTCCTAAGAATTCAAGCACCAGTGAATCTCCTCCATATTCACGAAAGACCTTGGCACCTAGTACATCGACATAGAAGTCTTTAGAAGCAGTCATGTCCTGGATGACCAAGATGGTGGTCAAAGCGGATTCATTGAACGGTTCTTGCCTATGTGCATCCATGCTGGCTTTGGTTATTGATTGATATCATTTGACCACCTTGTCGATCAATCGACCTAGTGTTCCTTTCATCTTCTTCCCGTGATTATTCAGATGGGCCACCCACTGGTATTCTTTGAAATTCTGGAAATCACCCCCCGGTGGTTTTTGGAATGTCCCTGCGATGAGGATCGTATTGAAGCCCCAATCGTGGCTTAGACAATAGGACAGGTTCTGCGAGTGAAAAGAGATATCCGCATCCTCAGCTGCTAGGTCCACCTTTTGGAAACCGTTCCGGTAGGATAAACTATAGACCTCATTCTTATCTGTGAGATGTGCGCGCAAGGGCCTATAGGATGTCAGCTTTCGTGTGCTGTTCCTATCGAGACTTTTCTCTATGAATCGATCGGCCAGTCTCTTCAATTCTTCTTCCGATACCGAATCGAATGTTGTCAATTCCCTGTGAGCCAAAGCGGCATGATCGGCCATATATCGCTCGATGGCCTTTTCCGATCCTTCAAAACCCTCTCCCACCTTCCATCTGTCACCTGGATAGAGCACAACAGCACGACTTTCCAGGTCATCGATATGTTGCTGGATCATATCGATTCTGTTGGCGAAAGCATTGAAATGGAAATTATCCTCATGGCAGAACCACACAAAACTGGCAAATGGGATAGTGAAAGTGGGTCTGAAGGCCCGTATGTGATGCCCTATCTCATCGAGTTTCTTACGTGCATGCGATTGCATACCGATCTCATCCGTCCTATTTCCAATCCATTTGGCAAAGGAGAATTGCGTAAGGAGGAGGTCCACTCTTCCAATCCTTCGGGCCAATGTATCCAAGTCCTTCTCACTGAATGTGCAGTCATTCAAATTCATGACCGTGAAGTCAGGAGTCTGTATATGTAGCCAGGAGTCGGTATCATTCACCACTTTGCCAATACGTATCACAACATGCTCTGTCAGCGGGTAAGGAACTTCATCCTTGATCTCGATGACTTCTTTGAAGCC
This window contains:
- a CDS encoding VOC family protein, coding for MDAHRQEPFNESALTTILVIQDMTASKDFYVDVLGAKVFREYGGDSLVLEFLGNWILLVTSGGPTEDKPDTHFLPPENKDHVSHAFTIRVQDCRASYEILRSRGAEFITPPLDRGQETRCFFRDPDGHLFEISEYRSS
- a CDS encoding MBL fold metallo-hydrolase, whose translation is MHIEWVNHASFILEYKDLRLITDPWIEGRVFNQSWGLLAETSFNYDDFSSITHIWFSHEHPDHFFPPNIKKIPAEIRENITVLFQSTIDEKVSDFCKKLGFKEVIEIKDEVPYPLTEHVVIRIGKVVNDTDSWLHIQTPDFTVMNLNDCTFSEKDLDTLARRIGRVDLLLTQFSFAKWIGNRTDEIGMQSHARKKLDEIGHHIRAFRPTFTIPFASFVWFCHEDNFHFNAFANRIDMIQQHIDDLESRAVVLYPGDRWKVGEGFEGSEKAIERYMADHAALAHRELTTFDSVSEEELKRLADRFIEKSLDRNSTRKLTSYRPLRAHLTDKNEVYSLSYRNGFQKVDLAAEDADISFHSQNLSYCLSHDWGFNTILIAGTFQKPPGGDFQNFKEYQWVAHLNNHGKKMKGTLGRLIDKVVK